In one Dermacentor albipictus isolate Rhodes 1998 colony chromosome 4, USDA_Dalb.pri_finalv2, whole genome shotgun sequence genomic region, the following are encoded:
- the LOC139059407 gene encoding uncharacterized protein, which yields MVRHSLVVQRTKRPAAAGITLGATATPALGALVSALLGTIVGPSVGLVRAISAKFAFALCVCFGKMPGGKCKFQSAWLQHTDYRHWVRPEPSDPYRAKCAICQKTVDIATMGESALKSHQKGAKHRSKTAAGEGCSSVASLVQARNLTSAAPCKRETTATSSRAATLEEDCRKHDSVIEAEILWTMKVVSSHYSYSSSGSISQLFQKMFPDSEVARSFTCSEKKCAYVACHGLRPFFTSQVQQMMEKSDNFVVLFDETLNEYLQRKQLDVHVRLWNNCEVATRYLTSTFMGHSTADDLMQKLTETLASFPLSKIVQLSMDGPNVNWSLFNKLQQHMKNDFQVQCLDIGSCGLHTVHNAYKAGMHATSWPVDTFLSSLFSLFHDAPARREDFVEETRSKLFPLPFVPHRWVENVPVLERALAMWEHLRHYTEAVSEHRLPLPKCRAYENVSDFLKADQLALAKLNFSLNIAMVVQPFLTVFQSDSPKTFFLAKELETVLRSLLAKFMKRSVLTEATSITKLLRIDVHDTANYTSLEKVDVGRVAEKILKSGKASTKCVFEFRGECRKFIVNMILKIMERSPIRYPLVRGLSCFDPREMSKTEMCLGKLKVVLNCLIDSKLLSEHKRDIVCAQYIQFCQEKRHELQNYERDQERLDVLFVRLLKHDPAFSMLWEVVKVLLLLSHGQASVERGFSVNKQIAVENMAELSYISQRVICEAVKTHGGLLNVPLSKELKSSVRQARHSYALYMDEQKKQAVAQQVTLKRKELELELQSMQEKKTKLQKTLKCLQESADRFSEDAEAKNDLTCLVKANSFRRTAKKKEAEITALEREINAKLGLLS from the coding sequence ATGGTCCGGCACAGTCTCGTAGTACAGCGCACCAAGCGGCCGGCGGCGGCAGGCATCACTCTCGGTGCTACCGCGACACCCGCGCTCGGCGCACTAGTGAGTGCTCTTTTAGGCACTATAGTTGGGCCGTCTGTCGGCCTCGTGCGCGCCATTTCAGCAAAGTTCGCGTTTGCGTTGTGTGTTTGCTTTGGCAAGATGCCGGGCGGGAAGTGCAAGTTTCAGTCTGCGTGGCTGCAACATACGGACTATCGTCACTGGGTGAGACCGGAACCAAGCGATCCTTATCGAGCAAAGTGCGCAATATGTCAGAAGACGGTCGACATTGCAACGATGGGGGAATCTGCCTTGAAGAGCCACCAGAAAGGCGCGAAGCACCGATCCAAAACTGCAGCAGGTGAGGGCTGCTCATCCGTCGCAAGTTTGGTGCAAGCGAGAAATCTGACGTCCGCGGCTCCTTGTAAGCGTGAAACCACGGCAACTTCCTCTCGGGCTGCGACACTTGAGGAAGACTGCAGAAAGCATGATTCCGTGATCGAAGCCGAGATTTTGTGGACGATGAAAGTTGTGTCGTCACACTACTCCTACAGCTCCAGTGGATCCATTTCCCAGCTATTCCAAAAGATGTTTCCGGATAGCGAGGTAGCGAGAAGCTTCACTTGCTCTGAGAAAAAATGCGCGTATGTCGCGTGCCATGGTCTACGCCCATTTTTCACTTCGCAGGTACAGCAAATGATGGAGAAGTCTGACAattttgttgtgctttttgaCGAAACCTTGAATGAATACCTGCAAAGAAAacaacttgatgttcacgtcagaTTGTGGAACAACTGTGAGGTGGCAACCAGATACCTGACTTCgacattcatgggtcacagcacAGCGGACGACCTTATGCAGAAGTTGACGGAAACACTCGCGTCTTTTCCCCTGAGCAAGATTGTGCAGCTCTCGATGGACGGCCCGAATGTCAACTGGAGTCTTTTCAACAAGTTGCAGCAGCACATGAAGAATGACTTTCAAGTTCAGTGCTTGGATATTGGTTCATGTGGCTTGCACACAGTGCATAATGCTTACAAAGCAGGAATGCATGCGACGAGCTGGCCAGTTGACACCTTTCTTTCGAGCTTATTCTCACTCTTCCATGATGCACCGGCCCGCCGTGAAGATTTTGTTGAAGAAACAAGGAGCAAGCTGTTTCCACTTCCTTTCGTACCCCACCGTTGGGTCGAGAACGTGCCAGTACTGGAGAGAGCCCTGGCTATGTGGGAGCATTTGAGGCACTACACCGAAGCAGTGAGCGAGCATAGGCTACCCTTGCCGAAATGTAGAGCGTATGAGAACGTCAGTGATTTCCTAAAAGCTGACCAGCTTGCACTTGCGAAACTGAACTTTTCCCTAAACATTGCAATGGTTGTGCAGCCTTTCTTGACTGTTTTTCAGAGTGATTCTCCAAAGACATTTTTTTTAGCGAAAGAGCTCGAAACTGTCTTGAGGAGCCTCCTTGCAAAGTTCATGAAGCGCTCGGTGTTGACAGAAGCCACGAGCATCACGAAACTGCTGCGAATTGATGTTCATGACACTGCCAATTACACGTCACTTGAGAAGGTGGACGTTGGACGAGTGGCTGAGAAGATCTTAAAGAGCGGAAAAGCGAGTACCAAGTGTGTTTTTGAATTTAGGGGTGAGTGTCGAAAGTTCATTGTGAACATGATCCTGAAAATCATGGAGAGAAGTCCTATTAGGTACCCTCTGGTTCGAGGGTTGTCATGTTTCGACCCCAGGGAGATGTCAAAGACAGAAATGTGCCTTGGGAAGCTGAAAGTTGTTCTTAACTGTTTAATTGACAGCAAGCTTCTTTCTGAGCACAAGAGAGATATTGTGTGTGCACAGTACATTCAGTTCTGCCAAGAAAAACGGCATGAACTGCAAAACTATGAAAGAGACCAGGAACGCCTTGACGTTCTCTTCGTGCGCCTGTTGAAGCATGACCCGGCGTTCTCGATGTTGTGGGAAGTAGTGAAGGTCCTTCTCTTGCTTAGCCATGGGCAGGCGTCAGTAGAAAGAGGTTTCAGTGTAAACAAGCAGATCGCGGTCGAAAATATGGCAGAGCTCTCGTATATCTCACAACGAGTCATCTGCGAGGCCGTGAAAACCCACGGTGGGCTGCTTAACGTTCCGCTGTCGAAAGAACTGAAGTCATCAGTGCGCCAAGCCAGGCATAGTTATGCGTTATACATGGACGAACAGAAGAAGCAAGCTGTAGCACAGCAGGTAACCTTGAAGAGAAAAGAACTCGAGCTAGAGCTACAGAGCATGCAAGAGAAGAAGACAAAGCTCCAAAAAACTCTTAAGTGCTTGCAGGAGTCAGCGGATCGCTTTTCAGAAGACGCCGAAGCAAAAAATGACCTGACTTGTCTTGTCAAGGCCAACAGTTTCCGTCGaacagccaaaaaaaaagaagcggagaTAACAGCTCTTGAACGAGAAATTAATGCGAAATTAGGGCTCCTTTCCTAA